A single Anopheles arabiensis isolate DONGOLA chromosome X, AaraD3, whole genome shotgun sequence DNA region contains:
- the LOC120906468 gene encoding delta-sarcoglycan, translating into MSRYSRDDPRSIFFSGSSSTPLRSYAGSDLLKRTTASSPNPSTSPTPSTSSATPPGGEPSGKPEPVVRIIPILYPAQPARLIGGTSSYGNAARPSPPDGPDGEADAPVKGSNAPTPSQPAAAAAAPAVPTATTGILKSPVAGQAPSGGTGTPSRVSFSARPITSSKPTMAGPSGTGNASGTGNGVHGRTLPLAKTSRSGVVEPPLAAPPVTEPTASGPLHQAEPTAGAGGPACRMQLALYGWRKKCLYALIFVLMVMIIVNLALTLWIMKVMEFSSNGMGQLKIVPGGIQLTGQALVLNTLRASSIRSKHGQPISVESSRNLSINTRNAYGAVENQLFLGHDRLEVLANHFRITDTHGTNLFAVDRDEVIVGAGSLRVEGEGGVAFRDSIQTPLVRADAGKDLKLESPTRSLEARATQEIFIQSRAGGIETTCLNDLKLHSVAGSIRLDSSAIYMPNLKTVQTVVGGGSGGLLPASARGDGAGKIYQLCACSSGKLFLAAPNSVCTADDSAICR; encoded by the exons AGACGATCCGCGGTCAATTTTCTtcagcggcagcagctcgACCCCGCTGCGCAGTTACGCCGGCTCGGACCTGCTCAAGCGCACCACGGCCAGCTCGCCAAACCCATCGACCAGTCCCACGCCTTCCACCTCCTCCGCCACTCCTCCAGGCGGGGAGCCCAGCGGCAAGCCCGAGCCCGTCGTTCGCATCATCCCGATCCTGTACCCGGCCCAACCGGCACGGCTGATCGGAGGCACCAGCAGCTACGGAAACGCTGCCCGGCCCAGCCCACCGGATGGCCCAGACGGTGAAGCGGACGCACCAGTGAAGGGCAGCAACGCGCCGACACCGtcacaaccagcagcagcagcagcagcaccggccgTTCCCACCGCCACAACCGGTATACTGAAATCGCCTGTCGCGGGCCAGGCACCGTCCGGTGGCACCGGGACACCGTCGCGTGTCTCCTTTTCAGCTCGACCGATCACCAGCAGCAAGCCAACGATGGCCGGTCCGAGCGGCACTGGGAACGCGAGCGGCACCGGAAATGGCGTCCACGGCCGCACACTGCCGCTGGCCAAGACGTCCCGATCGGGCGTGGTGGAGCCGCCGCTTGCCGCGCCGCCCGTCACCGAGCCGACGGCGAGCGGCCCGCTGCACCAGGCGGAACCGACGGCTGGAGCGGGCGGGCCGGCCTGTCGCATGCAGCTCGCGCTGTACGGCTGGCGCAAGAAGTGTCTGTACGCGCTCATCTTCGTCCTGATGGTGATGATCATCGTGAACCTGGCGCTGACGCTGTGGATCATGAAGGTGATGGAGTTTTCCTCG AATGGTATGGGCCAGCTGAAGATTGTGCCCGGTGGCATTCAACTCACAGGACAGGCGCTGGTGCTGAACACGCTGCGGGCATCTTCGATCCGCTCGAAACACGGACAACCCATCTCCGTCG AATCATCGCGCAACCTGAGCATCAACACGCGGAACGCGTACGGTGCGGTCGAGAACCAGCTGTTTCTTGGCCACGACCGGCTCGAGGTGCTGGCGAACCACTTTCGCATCACGGACACGCACGGCACCAACCTGTTCGCGGTCGACCGGGACGAGGTGATCGTGGGGGCCGGCTCGCTGCGGGTCGAGGGTGAAGGTGGCGTCGCGTTCCGGGACTCCATCCAGACGCCGCTGGTCCGTGCGGATGCCGGCAAGGATTTAAA GCTAGAGTCACCGACGCGATCACTGGAAGCGCGGGCCACGCAGGAAATATTCATCCAGTCGCGGGCCGGCGGCATCGAGACGACCTGTCTCAACGATCTGAAGCTTCACTCTGTGGCCGGCAGT ATCCGGCTCGACTCTAGCGCCATCTACATGCCGAACCTGAAGACGGTGCAAACGGTGgtgggcggcggcagcggagGTCTGCTGCCCGCCTCCGCCAGGGGCGACGGCGCGGGCAAGATCTACCAGCTGTGCGCCTGCTCGAGCGGTAAGCTGTTCCTGGCGGCGCCCAACAGCGTCTGCACTGCCGACGATAGCGCCATCTGCAGGTAA